Proteins from a genomic interval of Trichoderma breve strain T069 chromosome 2, whole genome shotgun sequence:
- a CDS encoding sulfatase domain-containing protein, with the protein MPIANKKDSRPNFLVILADDLGYSDIGCFGSEIHTPNLDTLARDGAQFTDYYAAAACSPTRSMLLSGTDNHIAGVGMMSENKGKVSSKFNVKGYEGFLNHDVAALSEILQDNGYHTLISGKWHLGYTPESNAAARGFDRAFTLLGGQSNHYGWEPLLEEKHQTPFFTRVSPQLYTMDGRKYNVEPNLTNDPRGFYSSDSYTDNLIDWLKDRSPDNSEKPFFAYLPFLAPHWPLQCSDADRDKYEGVYDDGPEVLREKRLRKMKKLGIISENITPHDVVAGPTNREWDEMTPMERKLSARAMQCFAGMVDNIDQNVGRMIQYLKQSGEFDNTVIIFQSDNGAEGADIEAQPTMGPDVVATIRKYYDNSFENVGHANSYVWYGSRWAQASTAPSRLYKAFSTEGGIRVPFVIHYPKFAKHLQNGTIIRSFSTVMDLCPTFLQMAGIEHPAEKDGMFRGRKVAAMRGTDTYMGWELFGRGAIRKGEWKMVNIESAKGGNGWQLYNIYRDPGEMEDLSEKEPEKKEEMLRLWDDYVQKTGVVWIPHEEILKIGQDYGFDRNDLIGGNHLEQMKGWMHIKAGEETRRGQVTRGG; encoded by the exons ATGCCAATCGCAAATAAGAAAGACAGTCGGCCGAATTTCCTGGTCATCTTGGCCGATG ACCTGGGATATAGCGATATAGGATGTTTTGGGAGCGAGATTCATACCCCTAATTTAGACACACTCGCGCGTGATGGAGCCCAGTTTACAGATT ACTATGCCGCGGCGGCCTGTAGCCCTACGCGATCGATGCTTCTGAGCGGAACGGACAATCACATCGCTGGAGTGGGAATGATGAGCGAGAATAAGGGCAAAGTCTCGTCAAAATTTAATGTCAAGGGGTACGAAGGATTTCTCAATCATGACGTGGCTGCGTTGTCCGAGATCCTCCAAGACAACGGCTACCATACGCTTATTTCTGGCAAGTGGCATCTTGGATATACGCCCGAGAGTAATGCTGCGGCACGAGGTTTTGACAGAGCATTCACCCTCCTTGGAGGGCAGAGCAATCACTATGGCTGGGAGCCGCTACTAGAGGAGAAACATCAGACCCCATTCTTCACTCGCGTCAGCCCGCAACTATATACGATGGACGGCAGGAAATACAACGTGGAGCCGAACCTCACTAACGACCCGAGAGGGTTTTACTCTTCTGACTCCTACACTGATAACCTTATTGATTGGCTAAAGGACCGATCCCCTGATAATAGCGAAAAGCCATTCTTTGCATATCTTCCATTCCTCGCACCGCACTGGCCACTACAATGTAGTGATGCTGATCGCGACAAATACGAGGGCGTATACGATGACGGCCCCGAAGTCCTTCGCGAAAAGCGATTgagaaaaatgaagaaacTTGGCATTATCAGTGAAAATATCACACCACATGATGTCGTTGCAGGACCCACCAATCGCGAATGGGATGAGATGACTCCAATGGAACGCAAGCTCAGTGCTCGGGCGATGCAGTGCTTCGCCGGCATGGTGGATAACATTGATCAAAATGTCGGAAGAATGATTCAATATCTGAAGCAGAGCGGCGAGTTTGATAATACAGTCATTATCTTTCAGAGTGACAATGGGGCAGAAGGTGCCGATATCGAGGCTCAGCCAACAATGGGGCCAGATGTCGTTGCAACGATTCGCAAGTACTATGATAACTCCTTCGAGAACGTCGGACATGCCAACAGTTACGTATGGTACGGTTCGAGATGGGCTCAAGCAAGTACAGCACCCAGCCGCCTATACAAAGCCTTCTCTACCGAGGGAGGTATTCGTGTTCCTTTCG TGATACACTACCCAAAGTTTGCAAAACACCTTCAAAATGGTACCATCATCAGGTCCTTCTCGACTGTAATGGACCTTTGTCCGACTTTCTTGCAAATGGCAGGCATAGAACATCCTGCTGAGAAAGATGGAATGTTTAGGGGCAGGAAGGTGGCCGCTATGCGTG GAACTGACACATACATGGGCTGGGAACTCTTCGGTCGTGGTGCGATCCGAAAGGGAGAGTGGAAAATGGTCAACATTGAGTCAGCCAAAGGCGGCAACGGCTGGCAGTTATACAACATTTACCGTGATCCTGGTGAGATGGAAGATTTATCAGAAAAGgagccagaaaagaaagaagaaatgctGCGTCTCTGGGACGACTATGTTCAGAAGACTGGTGTCGTATGGATCCCGCATGAAGAGATTCTGAAAATTGGCCAAGACTATGGCTTTGATCGGAACGATCTCATTGGGGGTAATCACTTGGAACAGATGAAGGGTTGGATGCACATTAAAGC